A stretch of the Aphanothece sacrum FPU1 genome encodes the following:
- a CDS encoding Uma2 family endonuclease produces MTTTSILTLSLADFLNKSQIDESPAWEYINGKMLQKPMPQTHHSRLQLKLATTIELVAEPNQIALAFPELRCTFGGRSIVPDIAVILWEKIPFNEVEEPENSSFFSAPDWTIEILSPKQNSTKVIDNILYCLQHGSKLGWLIDPDERSILVFQPNQTPTIYRSDLLETETEQKTLPILDKINLDLTADKIFSWLKIKH; encoded by the coding sequence ATGACTACCACATCTATTCTAACCCTTAGTCTCGCAGATTTTCTGAATAAATCCCAGATTGATGAATCACCCGCTTGGGAATATATTAATGGCAAAATGTTGCAAAAGCCTATGCCTCAAACTCACCATAGCCGACTACAACTTAAATTAGCGACCACGATTGAATTAGTTGCTGAACCTAATCAAATTGCCCTTGCTTTTCCTGAATTGCGCTGTACTTTTGGTGGACGTTCTATTGTTCCTGATATTGCTGTTATTCTTTGGGAAAAAATACCCTTTAATGAAGTAGAAGAACCTGAAAATAGCTCGTTCTTCTCTGCACCTGATTGGACAATTGAAATACTTTCTCCTAAACAAAATTCAACCAAAGTCATTGATAATATACTTTATTGTTTACAACATGGTAGCAAATTAGGATGGTTAATTGATCCTGATGAACGCTCAATTTTGGTCTTTCAACCAAACCAAACCCCAACTATTTATAGAAGTGACTTATTAGAAACTGAGACAGAGCAAAAAACTTTACCTATTTTAGATAAAATTAATCTAGATTTGACAGCAGATAAAATTTTTTCTTGGTTAAAAATTAAACATTAG